The following DNA comes from Cryptococcus deuterogattii R265 chromosome 2, complete sequence.
ACCCCACACAGCGGGCCACTCGCTATAGATAGAACGTTCGCGGGCTGGCATACATCATCGGTCGTCGCCGACATAACTAATAAAGATACCCATTCACTACGCCATTCGACTGGTCCCAGTTGCCcccaagaggaagatcCGGTGCTGGGCATCTGAACAGCTTGACCGTGCCAGACGTATCGAATCCACCGGCCGCCACCACCATTTCAACCTGTGCGCGACGCGAGTCAGAAAAGTTAATCCGAAGAAACAGTGACAAAATCATGACGACACCGCGGCCGACCGAAAAACCTAAGATCAACAAAACAACTCACAGGATGGAATACCAAGGAAGCTGAGCTTGGCAAAAAATCTACAGCTCGATGCCTGGGCGTGTTATACGCGGGTGGCACAGGAATACTAATCTTCGCCAGTCTTTGGGGCTGCAGTGGATTCTTGAAGCCGGTGATTTCGAGGTCTTGTTTGGTTGAATATGGTGTGATTGCCGTGGTCCTAGAGTCTCTGTCAGCCAattatctttttctttccttccgtAACCCACCGTGCAAGCACGGGAGCACCAGTGTGCACAGCCAAAGCCATTAAGCCTTCATTTCTGCGCGGCAATGTATATAGTGGCTCGTCTGGCTTCCTCACATCCCAGACTCTGACTTCACCGTCCATGCTACACCTATGTCAGCTTCTCGGCATTTCTTCAAATGTTGTAAACTGACCTTCCAGTGACCAATTCTCTCATGCTTCCTTTTTGCAAGTGCACACTCTGAATCCAAATCTTATGCTGTCTCCAAGTCCTCAACACCACTTCGCCAGCATCTTCTGCACGCTTATCAAACAGTCTAACGACACCATCACCAAAGCCTGCAACGAACACGTTGCCATCTGGCTCGTCAGAAGAGATGGCAGTAAGATTAGATCCAGCTTGCGTAGCAATATCCTATTTACGTGATGAACAAACAACCTCGGATAAAACCCGACTGGACTCACTCGAAGATGCCTCTCCACAGTAGCATCCCATAATCTTACGACCTTCATGTCACCTCCAACGAGTAGATGCCCCTTCTGCTGTTCCCAGGCCGTAAGCAGGCCGCTGCTATGAGCGACAGGATAGGTCTCGGAGACCGCGCGGAAGGTTGATGCGAGTGCCGTTTCGCCAGGTATCTCGTAGTCACGGAAGATACGAATGCTTCCTTCCGCTTTGCTGTGAATCAGCATAAAGTACGCGTTCTTAGCAATCTCACTTACTCGACGCTGTTAGCATTAAAGATGATGCCATCTCGTTAACGAAATGTATTGACGAGATACTGCTTCCCCCGATATTTTGATTGCTGAACTTATTGAGTTTGACTTTATTTTGCCAGTCCCAAACGCTGATGGATGATTAGCAGATATCCGGGCATAGAAATTGAAAGTTTATGCTCACCAGATCTTGTCAGTGTCGTCAGTGACCGCTAAAACAGGGTCATAAGAATGGAACGCCAGTTGAAGAGGCCACGCGTCATTATGCAATGTCCCGGCTTCCAAATTCCATGAGTGAGTGGCTATAGATGGCGGTCAGCGTTTGATCTAGGTGCTGAATAGTATTGTCGTAACTTACCAGCGAACTCTTCACTTGCCCGACTCCTCTCGACCATCTGCTCATTTCTCTGATGTTTCCATGCCTGTTCGTTATAAGTTTGACTACCCGGCTCATCCGCATCTGGCGCCTGTTCAAAAACGTCAGTGACTTGACTTTCCCAGGAAACAGCCTTTTACCTTCATCTGGGGCGTTCTAAAGTAGTCCATTGCCCAGTCAAAGTATCCGCTCCTTAGCGGTAACACATCATCCTTGACTTCCTTAGCAACCATCCCCAGTCCTAAGTCTGTCGATCTCGGCAAACCGTTATTTCCGTAACGTCCATCCACGTCTCCACCAGCATCTCTgcctctcatcctcctcattctcaaaCGCTCCATATCCTCTCCCGTAAGCGCCTCGAGAACCTGGTATGCTTCAGCAGGCGTTTGATCGagtcgaggaggaaggattcCAAGCGAAGAGCGGGTGTTCATGTGAGAATTGAGGTATTTCAGCGAAGAAGGTTTACGTCCCGTGCTAGAAGTACCAGTAGAATGAGAGTCAGGCTGGACACGCTCATGCCCGGTTTCAGGGTAGGGAGAAATGTAGGCCGAAGTGGAAAGATCAGGAGCAGTAGGAATTTCTTGTCGGGGTTCAGTGGAGGGCGGCTCTTCAGAAGGAGTTTCAGGAGCACTGAAGCCGGTCATGGATGCAAGACTCCTCAGAGCGTTGGCCACAGAACTGTTTCGTTTTAGGGATGGAATACTGTCAGCCGCAGATTTGTCATGGTGTGAACTGGCTCTGGTGAGAGTGGGCGGTACACCATTAAGATGGGATAATTTGTGTCTTTCAAAATGACCAGTAGACGCCTGACGAGGGAGATTTCGTGGTCGGCTATGTTGCTTGATAATGCTGCGAATGGCCGAGCCTTCCACTCGGACGAAAGGTGAGTCCATAAGAAGGGCGATGATATAATCAACCACAGTAGACGCTGTTAAGGCAACCTCTGTATGAGGGTCCACAGACAAGTCCAATAGTGTCTCAAAAAGCACCTTGAAACTGCTAAGCAGCGTTAAGTTATGCTGATGCTCTTCAGGATGCTTGTCCTCGTTCATTGTCCATTGTTCAAGCGTATTGGATACTACATCCTTGGGCATGGGcttgtcatcttccacgGCAACTAAGGCCGCCTCCTGCTCGTAGTACACCCAAGCGGCGCAGACCAGCCAACCCCTCCATTCGCGCACTACGCAGCTGATTACGACAACCAGCTCTTTGCGGACCAAAGGGCTGGCATCCTCTTTGACAGACATCATACACGCAAATGCGACACCGGCTTCCAACTCTAACTGTTGGACGTCAGAAAGCCCGATTTGGGCGCCAGTTCCACCCCCTCCCTTTGCAGGAGTCTCAATCGAGATGGCTGATGCGCCTAAAAGAGTACCAAAGGCATACAGAGCCGCGGCACGTACTTCCACAGATGTGCTTCGTAGAGCAGAGAGGAGCTCGCCCTGTCGCTGAGACTGCCAAAACAGTGCTTTTGCCTCGTCGTAATCAGCCCAGAGCTGGCCAACGCAAAGAAGACACCAGGTCTTCAACAGCCAATCGTCCTCGTGCAATCGCGCAACGCAAGCATCAAAAACGTGAGTATTGAGGCACGCCGTCTGCCCTTGCCTAAAGTCGCGACAGAGTATACTTAGAATGAAAGCCGACATGGCACGATGTTCATTGGCGTTGGGGATGACCAGAGAGCCTTGTTGTGGGTAGGCAGCAAGGATTTGAGTGAAATAGGTGAAGCCAGAGTCACGCAAGAGGTCGATTTGACATGACTGGTCGATGGCCAAGATTCGTGCCCAAATGTAGATCAAAACCGGTTTCAACTCAATGGCCGGAGAAGCAAGGAGTTTCTGGACGTAGGGAAAGATACCGATCGAGAGTGACAAATGAACGGCCCAAGGGCCGAGATCGACAAATCGTGAGATAAGAATAAGGGCTCGTAAACGATGGGATTGAGAAAGCAGAACCTGCAAAACAATGGGGAGTTGCTCGGGTGGTGACCGAGGAACAACTTCATTGCAATTCCGAGCTGCTCGTTTGTTTGGAACTGTGGCGCCGTGTTGCAGCCAGACCTCAAATGCTTGTAGATGTTgggcgaagaaggtcgaTGGTTTGTACATTCCAGGAGGAATTGTCAGAGGCTTTCCTGGCTCAGGTTCACCCAGTTGATCAAATATTCCAGGAAGCTGCGCGAGACATGCGTCGACAGCTAGATCCCATGACTCCCAGAGCGGATGATTATGTGTGTCAGGGATTTCTGGGATTGATGTAGGTGTGCAATGGTAAGCCGACATGATTCTTTGAGCCAGGAGGAAATTGCGGAACAGAGCAGCCACGAGAAGATCTTGTCGGAAGAGCTTGTTAAACATGTCCCTAGGGAATGACAACCATGCGATCGTATCTGTCACAGCGGTAAATATCCAGCTCAGCTCTCCCAATGGTGTCCTCCTATCCTTCAAGTCACCCGGTATCCTCATTGCAAGGTCCACTGTtatccttgcccttgggTCGTCAGGACTCAAGCCAGTGTTTCTCGGTAAAGGGTCCTGAAGAACAAAATGACGGAGAGCAGTCTCGATAGGAGACGTAAGGCAACAGGTAAAGAGATCAGCAGGAAGATCAGGAGACATGGGTAGGATCTGATTGGCTTTGCAAGCTGCAAGATGGAGTGCCTCAGTGTAGGAGGTACGGGGGAGATCTTCGTGACCAGCTTGAGCGGAAGCATGACGAGCTTCTGCGTCACGACGTTCAGCAGATTTCATAAagttgttgaggatgtTACCGGCCGCTGAGCATTCCCAAATGTAGATACATGGCCTATCGGCCGGATCAGCTCTGCTGCCCTGCTCAATCAAGAAGTGATGTGATCTCTTACGATCCAAGCCATTCTTGCAAGTCGTACAAGCTTACGGGAATGTATTGGGTATAGTCTGATCCATAGTGAGCTCTTTCGTGGAAATATCTGGCTGTCAGATTCCACCTACTTTTATTGAACACCCAGATTTCTCCTGAAGGAGTTGGACGAGGGACACCGTGCCCGTTATAATAGAAGACCACTCGTTCGTCCTTGGTGGTTTTCCTCATGCTGATGCAATTCTTCTTGGTGTCTTCGATAGACGGATCAAGGAACTATGTTCAAGCAATGGTTCTTATCGCCAGCGCATCACCCAAAATACGTGCAATTACTCACCGCCTTGTATTTGACCTTGGGATTTAAAGTCTCGAATTGTTGATGCAGATCTAAGGGCATAATCAGTACGAGCATTAATCGCCTGAGCTCCACCCTCACTTCTGCCAATGGCATCTATAGCCTTGGGTGCCGGCAACTGCGTCGGGTCGATCCAGCATTCCGTCTTAGCACATGGATTGGTCTTGACGATGTCGGGGGGATCGACTCCAAGATTCAAGCAAATGAACAGACCAGCTGTCACGGTTTTTAGCTTTGACCTGAGACGCCAAGGCGATTTGCTCGCTGCCCTTTATCATCAGCTCTCCGCTCATGCACAAGTACGACGCATATAAGCATCTCATACCAAACTCACTtttgtcctcttctgaatcctctttttgctttccTTTGCCACCCATATGCCTTAAAGCGGTCCAGTACTGTAGTGCGGCCCCGACATCTACATCGGCTGAGaaatcatcctcctcgtccacaAATGCTTCCTGATGTTCGTAAGTTTCGGCGGGATATGCCGGATAGGCTGACTGGACTTGAGACGTCGAGCTTTCGTCGCGGGCGTACGGGAGGGATGGAGTCTCTCCGTACTGGGTCATGGTGAGGGCTGCGCCGGCAATGGGCTTATGGCTAAAACAGACAAGAGtagatgatggaaatgaaagCACTCCAGCTGGCTGGAGATACCGACGTCCTACTGGCGGTAACTGATGAGCCTGATAAttggtggaggggaagggtgTGCCTGATTTGGtcgtcttctctttccctcccacATCATCATGTTCATTTTCCACCGGACGTCTAAATCCAGGCGTCCTCGCTGGAGAAGCTCGAGTATCAGCTTGTATCGGCAGCTCATCGTTCCTGGCCCACTCCACTTCATCATGCATACCTATAAAAGCCGTGCACCGATGAACTACGCACCTATGCAGCAACGATGCCACAGCGGTTAACTCCGCGTCTCTCCAGCTTGTTCCTGATTCTCGGTGTAGACGCGTCCCAGTTGTTGCTAGCGGCAATCAATCTCGCCGACTTGGCTTTTTGGTGAATTGACATTTGGAGCAACAGGAGTTTCTTCGGAATTGACGAGTCAAACCGTATCTATCCAGCCTCTGTCGTACGTTCAACAATGTTCGGAATAAAGAAAAAACTATCAGCGCTCATACCCAGCGACGTAAGCCTTGCTGTTCCGTCCTCTATGCACATCAGCTTTTGCTAATAGTAGTCATCCATACTTCCAGGCAAGGGCTCATCTGCAAAACGTCTTTACAGTCGAATGGGAAGGTGGGAACAAGACTGTTCTTGTTGAGGTACCCAATGCGGACCATCCAAGCGAAGTGGAGATGTCTGGCATGGGAGGGACATACGGGCGATTGgccgatgatgatgaggtggGTTGGCCATTACTCTTATAGTGCTTTCCGAGCTCCTTCGAACTTATGCTCGTCTGCACCAAAGATTGCCCAACGTCTTTGCCCGAGAGCCTGAATCCCAAGGTATACATGCCGGTTACTATGCTGACTTGTTTAAATTAGGACGACATGTactctcttcctgctcAGCAAGCCCGCAAATCATCCCATAAATCTTCCTCGTACACCAACAAAAGCAAAGTTCTTCCTAGAATAACTCATCAGCAGAAGTATGGCGACTTTTATGACAAGTATGGTTCCAAATCTGGTAATGACGGAAACCACTATGGGCATACGCGGTCCAACACGAATTCTTTTGGAGGGGATTGCCAGGCCTCTCCGCAGACGTCTTCCAGCAGTACACAAACGATCTCTCCTTACTCATCGGCATCACCCCAATTCAATAGCCCTTCGTCCTTCCATCCGAATACCTACCACCAAAATAGCAGCTATGGTCAAGGTCAGAGTAGTAGGGGAAAGGACGGGAATTCCCGGACAGCACTTCGGACggatgatgtggatgatTTGTTAGGTGGTGGAGATCTCGGCGGGATTGATTATTCAGCAAGATTGAACGGGACGAGAGATCTAAGTGCAAGTGTGGAAAGAGGTACCAATCCGTTTCAATGAGTTTGAATGAGGGATGGCAGAGAGACAGATTAGGTGGTGATGTCGCCACAATGATTCTATAATACATCATTTTATTTGACTTGATTTACTGTATCTATAAGCTGTAATCACTAGAGATTCCCTGCCATGTATTCCTAGGCGAACCAGGCATGATACAGCCCCAAATTTATATAGGACCGCCTGGACATACACCGCTGTGTTTTCAGAAGAATCCACCACTCCACATATTGAAATTCCATGCGCCTTCTGTCTCAATTGCCTTCCCTTCGCCCTGGACAATtatcttctcatcctttaTGATCTCGTACGTAACTTGACCAGGTACAAAAGGGACAGTCAAAAGGCTAAGCTTTCCACCGGGAAGATGGCGTTGATGGAGATCGGGACCATTCCGGATTCGAAGCATATAacgagaagatgatgaggatgtgggAATGATGATAAAAAGATTGATCAAGTCTTGTGCCTATGCCCTACAGTGTCAGCTTGCCCTCTCATGGAAAGCTGTAACCGGACTGACCCAGTCGGCATTACGAGGTCTTCCTACAGAATCTTCGGCTTCCATTACAGCTGGCTTTGTTCTGTACCATAGCACAAGCTTCACCTTATCTACACCTTCtacttctccctttccatctctccatctctgcaAGAAGTATTTACTTATCCATCTCAAACCCTCGTGATCCATACCTGAAGTCCATGCTTCTGACCCAGGTTGGGCTCCCATAACTGGAAAGAGGTTGTGTGATTCACCGTAATCATTCATAGAGATAAGTTGTATGATGGAGGGTGAGCGAGAATTAGGaagtgagagaagagaaagaaatcGAGAAGGCAGAAGGAGATCATCTGACCGATCTTTTAAATGTTTAGCTGGAAGCTTCATAAATGAGACTGCAAATAAACCCACATATCCAGTTCCTATGCAAGGCGTCAGTATGAACTCTCGAACAAAATCAGGGATTTACATACTTATTCCAGCCGAATTCTCCTTCAGTACCATaatgggtgaagaagagtggagatAACGCTGCCATGTACGGTATCTTGCTCTCCAAGAACGGGCGGTCATTTTCAATATTAATGGTATGATTACCCATCGGCCTACAACATGTAAGCAAGAAATATCGTTTAAGGACGTACAAGCTTACCAAGCATTGTTCCATGCAAAAGCACCATCAACATAACTTTTATTTAAAAAGTCTTCTGGAGGCATAAAGAAGGCAGGCCAAAATGTCACTTCCTCTCCCAGTCCCCTTTCTACAAGACGTACAACATCTACCCAGCCATCATCACCTAGAGAGTGCCCGGAAAATGTGCTCAGCAACACCTTCCCGCCCCATTTCAGTTGCGAGTGTAGTCCAGAGGAAATAACTTTGATAACAAGTGTTGACAGttctgaaggagagaaaggtaGAACATTCATATCTAGAgacaagaagagcttgagggGTCGTGCATCGGATGGGTTGGGTCGTGTCGAGAGCATACTGTAAGCTAATTGTGCCTGAGAAAGCTGCCATTCCTCTGGGCCTATATTTAGGGCCAAACCATCACTACGGATACCTAGTGAGCCATGACGGCTTTTGGCATCCCAAACTGTTAACTTACAGAGAAGTGTCTTGCGCAAGACTAAAAACCCTTTCCCAATCTTCGGGCTGAAAGGGATATGTGTTCCCTAGCTATTGGTTGTCAGCATCTATGATATCAGatccaaagaagaaaaaaagccCACCATGAAATGGCCGACAACTATCCGCCGCCCATTTGGAGTAGAATACTCTATTTCCCCGCTTGAATTTCCACTGTCGGATGGTTTACTTGAAGacttccctttccctttccccatGCGGTACCATTGTGCTTTCAGAGCATGCATGGTCAGTGAGAGGATCAGAAAAGAGATCAACAGATGAAAGAGCGGACGAGTGATTAAACGGCGCATATGCCCTTGTCGCGGTCAATGTGGAATTCAATGTGGAATGATGATCGTGCTTTAACGTAGAGCTATCGGCAGTCTCTACCAGCTTGAGAAGGCTACAAGTGATTGTCCACCGCCTGCCTGGCCGCTCGGACTTCCGCTGGAAGCCTGTTTTGCGGACGTAGATTCAAGCCTCAAGAAATGGATGTGCCGCATAATATTCGTCTATTCTTTTTGGGCCTGCTGTCCTCACCGCTTCGgcataataataataatgacGGCTCGGACATTGCCGAGCGACGAGATAAGTAAATTAAGTAATTATACTAGAGATACTCGTACACGTATATACGTATTTACGATCCGCGCCTGTTTCAAGTTTTTGATTCCGCAAACAAGAAAAGCAGAACGATGTCTTATTACCTCCGACATATTTCATAACTACATCTCGGTACTCAGTACAGTATAACAATCAATAGCTAAAAGTGACCTCGCCAGCGGATACAACGAACTACTTTTGATTAACGAAACGCATGTCTATCTCCAGTTATTAGTCCTCTACACAAGCGCAAGGACAACTCGAACGTCAGACGTCGGACGATAGCGGCTTCGTTCAGACACATAGCCCACTCTCAGTCCCTCTTTTCATTGTGTCATCAATGCTTATCATACTTCTTTCGCGTCCAGCCATTCGCCATTTGGGCTTCAGTAACAGTAATATAGCCCGTGTCTGGTAGGTCGCAATACAAATGAACAGACGACAAAATCCAATTGGTGGACAATACGGTACCACCTTTCCGCCGGTCGTCCCACCTAAACAGGCACGTGAGATTCCCATCAGCCCGCCGTCATCGATCAATTGTGATTCTCATCATTATTTGTCCCCATTATCCCCACTTCAGACTCTTGGCTCTGTGAAGCATCGAAGAAGGGACAGTCTTCTATACCCCGCTTCCACAGATATACATTCGCATGCTCGATGTTGCATGGCATCCAACGGAGAAGTTATGTCAATATTATATCATACAGGTCCTGGGAAAGCGCGATGACATTTTCGAGCACAATTTGTGGGCGTAGAGACATTCAAGTTCCAAGGCGATGGTGGAGCGTCAATGAGCATTGGCCTAGCAGAGCGATAACTGCGTTTTtactttccttcccatcaAACATCGAATTTGAGATTAAGACGGTCAGTTTCACAACAGTCTTGCCTCATCTTTTGTGCAGGACGTTCTTCTGCCATTATCGAGTCTAATGTTCTCTGAAATTGATATCTTGTCCCACAGCATACAGTCCCGCCAGTTCAGAGAACTACAAATTCCCCCGCTCTCGCTTATTTAGGTAAGGTGTAACGAACAAAGTGGGGTGTGGCTTGGCAATCTGGAATCACGATTTGAGTCTGGCGGAATTACGATAGCCTTGCTAACAATATTGCTATCTCAAATCACCTGCACATATAGGAAATAGGGACGATGGATGTCCTTGAGCCTCCCAATGGAAATGGCGTTAAACAATGAAGTGAGAGAATGGATGGCATAGGGGATGGCAAATGGTGAGCGAACGTAGAAAGTGGAGCATAGGGTATAAGATCATGATCAAACGAGATCTTCAAGCAGGAATAAGGTAGTTTATTCGCATCATATCTGCATACTCACGGAACATAGGGCATAGCATCAAGATCATGGACGTATACCAAACTACATGATCTTCCATGTTAATCATTTGGGAGGGACAAACATCGTACGACAGCAAGCTAACATTTTCTAGCACAGAGAAGCAATAATCAATAATTAATGATTCGCATGAAGTGCTTGCGGAAATGGGCGATCAGGGAATGGTCGATTGATGGTATTATGTCTAGTTTCACAACCCGTCTTCGCCGATCTGTGCCTGATGTATATATCTTCTATCGGCGCATTTTGATGTCGATACCCCTTGCTATGTCCCGGTTTCGTCCGTCCTTCCGAGGTCCGCCGGCCTTTTGCGCCCTCGACACATCTTCCTGGCTGCTTGTTCTCACGCTCACGGGCAGTGAGCAGTGTGAGGAGACACAGATCAGAAAATCGCCCCCAGCGTCACGCACCGATACTGGAATTAGCATTCGGAATTGGGGAACTGGGCAGGGGGTGGGGTCTAGGCAGTTACTTGTGGGCTGCAGAAAAAAGTATAAAAACGCCCTGGTTCCTCACACtattcctcttctctttgtgTTCAGGTTTCATATCTCGCATCACCACCTAGTTGTCCGTTTGCCACCCTCAACTCTGTGTCACTAACCATCCCTTTTCCTGCCTGATCGGCTCTCATA
Coding sequences within:
- a CDS encoding WD-repeat protein mip1, coding for MHDEVEWARNDELPIQADTRASPARTPGFRRPVENEHDDVGGKEKTTKSGTPFPSTNYQAHQLPPVGRRYLQPAGVLSFPSSTLVCFSHKPIAGAALTMTQYGETPSLPYARDESSTSQVQSAYPAYPAETYEHQEAFVDEEDDFSADVDVGAALQYWTALRHMGGKGKQKEDSEEDKTSKSPWRLRSKLKTVTAGLFICLNLGVDPPDIVKTNPCAKTECWIDPTQLPAPKAIDAIGRNLHQQFETLNPKVKYKAFLDPSIEDTKKNCISMRKTTKDERVVFYYNGHGVPRPTPSGEIWVFNKNYTQYIPVSLYDLQEWLGSPCIYIWECSAAGNILNNFMKSAERRDAEARHASAQAGHEDLPRTSYTEALHLAACKANQILPMSPDLPADLFTCCLTSPIETALRHFVLQDPLPRNTGLSPDDPRARITVDLAMRIPGDLKDRRTPLGELSWIFTAVTDTIAWLSFPRDMFNKLFRQDLLVAALFRNFLLAQRIMSAYHCTPTSIPEIPDTHNHPLWESWDLAVDACLAQLPGIFDQLGEPEPGKPLTIPPGMYKPSTFFAQHLQAFEVWLQHGATVPNKRAARNCNEVVPRSPPEQLPIVLQVLLSQSHRLRALILISRFVDLGPWAVHLSLSIGIFPYVQKLLASPAIELKPVLIYIWARILAIDQSCQIDLLRDSGFTYFTQILAAYPQQGSLVIPNANEHRAMSAFILSILCRDFRQGQTACLNTHVFDACVARLHEDDWLLKTWCLLCVGQLWADYDEAKALFWQSQRQGELLSALRSTSVEVRAAALYAFGTLLGASAISIETPAKGGGGTGAQIGLSDVQQLELEAGVAFACMMSVKEDASPLVRKELVVVISCVVREWRGWLVCAAWVYYEQEAALVAVEDDKPMPKDVVSNTLEQWTMNEDKHPEEHQHNLTLLSSFKVLFETLLDLSVDPHTEVALTASTVVDYIIALLMDSPFVRVEGSAIRSIIKQHSRPRNLPRQASTGHFERHKLSHLNGVPPTLTRASSHHDKSAADSIPSLKRNSSVANALRSLASMTGFSAPETPSEEPPSTEPRQEIPTAPDLSTSAYISPYPETGHERVQPDSHSTGTSSTGRKPSSLKYLNSHMNTRSSLGILPPRLDQTPAEAYQVLEALTGEDMERLRMRRMRGRDAGGDVDGRYGNNGLPRSTDLGLGMVAKEVKDDVLPLRSGYFDWAMDYFRTPQMKAPDADEPGSQTYNEQAWKHQRNEQMVERSRASEEFAATHSWNLEAGTLHNDAWPLQLAFHSYDPVLAVTDDTDKICVWDWQNKVKLNKFSNQNIGGSSISSIHFVNEMASSLMLTASTEGSIRIFRDYEIPGETALASTFRAVSETYPVAHSSGLLTAWEQQKGHLLVGGDMKVVRLWDATVERHLRDIATQAGSNLTAISSDEPDGNVFVAGFGDGVVRLFDKRAEDAGEVVLRTWRQHKIWIQSVHLQKGSMRELVTGSMDGEVRVWDVRKPDEPLYTLPRRNEGLMALAVHTGAPVLARTTAITPYSTKQDLEITGFKNPLQPQRLAKISIPVPPAYNTPRHRAVDFLPSSASLVFHPVEMVVAAGGFDTSGTVKLFRCPAPDLPLGGNWDQSNGVVNGYLY